The Humulus lupulus chromosome 3, drHumLupu1.1, whole genome shotgun sequence genome window below encodes:
- the LOC133823687 gene encoding cytochrome P450 71B36-like has protein sequence MAIDAQQALLVSLLLLPLLIIFIKKTVQKQNKNLPPSPPKLPFIGNLHQLGSLPHQSLCQLSKKYGSVMLLHLGKVPTVVVSSAEAAKQVMKTHDLSTCSRPQLHGPRQLTYNYQDLAFSPYGEYWREIRKTCVLELFSVKRVLSHRSVREEEVTKLINSVSHNSSSSPGAPVDLTEKLFALTASIIFRTAFGTTFKDANFSDEKLHEIVQEIQTILATFSAAEHFPYVGWIVDKLSGLEQRRERIFHQMDDFYQRVIDDHLSPGREKQEHEDIIDVLLKIVMKEQTGFRAASLTINNVKAVLLVTSLVLFLVHPFFLIVGSIRKPNIFLAKNNLKLNKQ, from the coding sequence atggcaatTGATGCTCAACAAGCTTTGCTTGTTTCACTTCTCCTCCTTCCATTACTGATTATCTTCATAAAGAAAACTGTTCAGAAACAAAACAAGAACCTTCCTCCAAGCCCTCCAAAGCTTCCTTTCATAGGCAATTTACACCAGCTCGGTTCATTGCCTCACCAATCTTTATGCCAACTCTCCAAAAAATATGGCTCAGTTATGCTTCTCCACCTCGGCAAGGTGCCAACTGTTGTTGTATCCTCTGCTGAGGCTGCAAAACAAGTCATGAAGACTCATGATCTCAGTACTTGTAGCAGACCTCAATTACATGGTCCTCGACAACTGACGTACAATTACCAAGACTTGGCATTTTCACCATATGGAGAATATTGGAGAGAGATCAGGAAAACTTGTGTCCTTGAACTTTTCAGTGTGAAGAGAGTACTTTCACACCGATCAGTCCGGGAAGAAGAAGTTACCAAGCTCATCAACTCCGTATCTCATAACTCCTCATCTTCTCCTGGTGCTCCTGTTGATCTTACTGAGAAGCTGTTTGCTCTTACTGCCAGTATAATTTTCAGGACTGCTTTTGGGACAACTTTTAAAGATGCTAATTTTTCTGATGAGAAATTGCATGAAATTGTTCAAGAGATCCAAACCATCCTGGCAACTTTCTCTGCCGCTGAGCACTTTCCATATGTGGGGTGGATTGTGGACAAGCTTTCTGGTTTAGAGCAAAGGCGTGAAAGGATTTTCCACCAGATGGATGATTTCTATCAAAGGGTGATTGATGATCATCTTAGTCCCGGGAGAGAAAAACAAGAGCATGAAGACATTATTGATGTGCTTCTGAAGATAGTGATGAAAGAGCAAACTGGTTTTCGAGCTGCTTCTTTAACCATAAACAATGTCAAGGCAGTCCTCTTGGTAACctctttagttttatttttggtTCATCCTTTCTTTCTAATTGTAGGGTCAATAAGAAAACCAAATATATTTTTGGCCAAGAacaatttaaaacttaataagcaATAA
- the LOC133822216 gene encoding cytochrome P450 71B34-like produces the protein MFLGGVDTGAITMVWAMAELAKRPKLMKKAQDEVRACIGNKGKVTESDTDQLQYLKMIVKETFRLHPPAPLLLARESMSHFTVDGYDIKPKTIIQVNAWAIGRDPKSWKDPEEFIPERFRDSSIDFKGQHFELLPFGSGRRVCPAMYMGTTIVELGLANLLYSFDWKLPGGMKEQDINMDEFAGHSLTISKRTALKLVPEKHL, from the coding sequence ATGTTTCTTGGTGGGGTAGATACTGGTGCAATCACCATGGTGTGGGCAATGGCAGAGCTAGCCAAGAGACCTAAACTGATGAAGAAGGCTCAAGATGAAGTTAGAGCTTGCATTGGAAACAAAGGAAAAGTCACAGAAAGTGACACTGATCAGCTTCAATACCTCAAAATGATAGTCAAAGAAACTTTTAGATTGCACCCTCCAGCTCCTCTGCTTCTTGCAAGAGAGAGCATGTCACACTTCACCGTCGATGGCTATGATATTAAACCAAAAACAATTATTCAAGTGAATGCTTGGGCGATTGGACGAGACCCCAAGAGCTGGAAAGATCCTGAAGAGTTCATCCCAGAGAGGTTTCGGGATAGCTCCATTGATTTTAAAGGTCAACATTTCGAGCTGTTGCCATTTGGATCCGGGCGAAGGGTATGTCCTGCCATGTACATGGGAACAACAATAGTTGAGCTTGGCCTTGCCAATCTCTTATACAGCTTTGACTGGAAATTGCCTGGTGGAATGAAAGAGCAAGATATCAACATGGATGAGTTTGCTGGTCATTCTCTTACCATCTCCAAGAGAACTGCTCTCAAGCTTGTCCCGGAGAAACACCTCTAG